From Pagrus major chromosome 2, Pma_NU_1.0, one genomic window encodes:
- the mfsd1 gene encoding lysosomal dipeptide transporter MFSD1 isoform X1 — protein MADYEERRSLLGDEDEGPSGGRHTASGPGRPLSPICDPSHLLHRVVVLVFMCFLGFGSYFCYDNPAALQTEVIQDLDLNTAKFMQLYAWYSWPNVVLCFFGGFLIDRVFGIRLGTIIFSLFVCVGQVIFATGALVNRFWLCEVGRFVFGIGGESLAVAQNTYAVNWFKGKELNLVFGLQLSMARLGSTVNMNIMGWVYGKVADSVGSPGHTTLGVSLMIASVTCVFSLVCALVLGFLDKRAEKILHKEEGKTGEVIKLTDVKDFPFTLWLIFIICVGYYVAIFPFIGLGQVFFIEKYNFSPAEARAVNSIVYIISAPASPVLGFMVDRTGRNVVWVIIAVVATLTAHMMLAFTFWNPWIPMSLLGVSYSLLACALWPMVAFVVPEHQLGTAYGFMQSIQNLGLALIAMAAGAILDARGYLFLEVFFCTCICFALMAVVSLYFVDYLKGGDLNRSASARAKLQKEATSDAE, from the exons ATGGCGGACTACGAGGAGCGGCGCAGCCTGCTGGGAGACGAGGACGAGGGGCCGTCCGGCGGCAGACACACGGCCAGCGGACCCGGCAGACCGCTGTCGCCCATCTGCGACCCCAGCCACCTCCTGCACCGAGTGGTCGTCCTGGTGTTCATGTGCTTCCTGGGATTCG GAAGCTACTTCTGTTATGACAACCCGGCTGCACTTCAGACTGAAGTCATCCAG GATCTGGACCTGAACACTGCAAAGTTCATGCAGCTGTACGCCTGGTACTCCTGGCCCAACGTGGTCCTCTGCTTCTTCGGGGGATTCCTGATAGACCGGGTGTTTGGCATCAG gctgGGAACAATTAtcttttccctctttgtctGTGTTGGGCAG GTAATATTTGCTACCGGAGCTTTGGTAAATCGTTTCTGGCTGTGTGAAGTTGGACGGTTCGTGTTTGG TATCGGAGGCGAGTCCTTGGCTGTGGCCCAGAACACATATGCAGTCAACTGGTTCAAAGGAAAGGAGCTAAATCTGGTGTTTGGCCTTCAGCTGAGCATGGCTCGACTG GGCAGCACAGTGAACATGAACATCATGGGCTGGGTGTACGGCAAAGTGGCGGACAGCGTCGGCTCTCCTGGACACACTACACTCGGAGTATCGCTCATGATAG CTTCTGTAACCTGCGTGTTTTCACTGGTCTGTGCCTTGGTGTTGGGGTTCCTTGacaaaagagcagagaaaatcCTCcacaaagaagaaggaaaaacag GCGAAGTGATCAAACTGACAGACGTGAAAGACTTCCCCTTCACTCTGTGgctcatcttcatcatttgtGTGGGATACTACGTCGCCATTTTCCCCTTTATTGGACTGGGACA gGTGTTCTTCATCGAAAAGTACAACTTCTCCCCAGCTGAAGCCAGAGCTGTCAACAG CATTGTCTACATCATCTCAGCCCCTGCATCTCCAGTTCTGGGCTTTATGGTTGATAGGACAGGGAGGAATGTGGTTTGGGTGATAATAGCCGTGGTCGCCACTCTCACCGCTCACATGATGCTGGCCTTCACCTTCTGGAACCCATGGATCCCAATG TCCCTGCTGGGTGTCTCCTACTCCTTACTGGCCTGTGCGCTGTGGCCCATGGTGGCCTTTGTGGTACCGGAGCATCAGCTGGGGACGGCCTACGGCTT CATGCAGTCGATCCAGAACCTGGGACTTGCTCTCATCGCCATGGCTGCAGGAGCCATCCTGGATGCCAGAGGATACCTGTTTTTGGAAGTGTTTTTCTGCACCTGCATCTGCT ttGCACTGATGGCCGTGGTGTCGCTCTACTTTGTGGATTATCTTAAAG GAGGAGATTTGAACCGGTCAGCCTCAGCCAGAGCCAAACTCCAGAAAGAAGCCACTTCAGACGCAGA atga
- the LOC141010302 gene encoding P2Y purinoceptor 3-like, whose product MDRFQICPVTSYYLRLLLPVSYSLIFLLGLSLNGALLWCVCRRTRRWSSTVIYLTNLAMADLLYVLALPPLIISNAMGGLWPFGNIICKSVRFFFFVNLHCSMMFLTCVSVHRFIGVCFPIAAVRIRTRKVALFASGSVWILATAEILPTLGFAHTGVIYNRTVCFEMTDPAQFKVYFPYGLFLAIVGFLIPFFIVITCYLSMMKVLYCRAADSIYNARTARMRNKSLCTLVTVCLMFVVCFVPYHVARTVYLFVRVYMPEDCELVNVVMISFKVWKPVVSFNCCANPLLYFFGSGRHREKVRAWLWRRRKRVQPSVCVVEAVSTNRTGG is encoded by the coding sequence ATGGATCGCTTCCAAATCTGCCCAGTGACCAGCTACTACCTCAGGCTCCTTCTCCCAGTCTCCTACagcctcatcttcctcctgggcTTGAGTCTGAACGGCGCCCTGCTGTGGTGCGTCTGCCGCCGGACGCGCCGCTGGAGCAGCACGGTCATCTACCTGACCAACCTGGCCATGGCGGACCTCCTCTACGTGCTCGCCTTGCCCCCCCTCATCATCAGCAACGCCATGGGGGGCCTGTGGCCCTTCGGCAACATCATCTGCAAGAGCGTCaggttcttcttcttcgtcaACCTCCACTGCAGCATGATGTTCCTCACCTGCGTCAGCGTGCACCGCTTCATCGGAGTGTGCTTCCCCATCGCCGCCGTGCGTATCAGGACCAGGAAAGTCGCGCTCTTTGCGTCAGGCTCAGTTTGGATCCTGGCCACCGCGGAGATTTTACCCACACTTGGTTTTGCGCACACGGGGGTGATCTACAACAGGACCGTGTGCTTTGAAATGACCGACCCGGCGCAGTTTAAAGTTTACTTCCCCTATGGATTATTTCTAGCCATAGTGGGGTTTCTGATCCCCTTCTTCATCGTCATCACCTGTTACCTCTCCATGATGAAGGTGCTGTACTGCAGGGCCGCGGACAGCATCTACAACGCCAGGACTGCTCGTATGCGCAACAAGTCCCTGTGCACCCTCGTGACCGTGTGTCTCATGTTCGTGGTGTGTTTTGTGCCTTATCACGTCGCTCGGACCGTCTACCTGTTCGTGAGGGTCTACATGCCCGAAGACTGTGAACTTGTGAACGTGGTCATGATCTCCTTTAAGGTGTGGAAGCCCGTGGTGAGCTTCAACTGCTGCGCAAATCCTCTGCTTTACTTTTTTGGCTCCGGGCGCCACCGGGAGAAGGTGAGGGCCTGGCtgtggagaaggaggaagagggtgcAGCCCAgcgtgtgtgtggtggaggCAGTGAGCACGAACAGGACCGGAGGGTAG
- the mfsd1 gene encoding lysosomal dipeptide transporter MFSD1 isoform X2, translated as MADYEERRSLLGDEDEGPSGGRHTASGPGRPLSPICDPSHLLHRVVVLVFMCFLGFGSYFCYDNPAALQTEVIQDLDLNTAKFMQLYAWYSWPNVVLCFFGGFLIDRVFGIRLGTIIFSLFVCVGQVIFATGALVNRFWLCEVGRFVFGIGGESLAVAQNTYAVNWFKGKELNLVFGLQLSMARLGSTVNMNIMGWVYGKVADSVGSPGHTTLGVSLMIASVTCVFSLVCALVLGFLDKRAEKILHKEEGKTGEVIKLTDVKDFPFTLWLIFIICVGYYVAIFPFIGLGQVFFIEKYNFSPAEARAVNSIVYIISAPASPVLGFMVDRTGRNVVWVIIAVVATLTAHMMLAFTFWNPWIPMSLLGVSYSLLACALWPMVAFVVPEHQLGTAYGFMQSIQNLGLALIAMAAGAILDARGYLFLEVFFCTCICFALMAVVSLYFVDYLKGGDLNRSASARAKLQKEATSDAEIKRRPSKPTEGDLARLTPMSAFGLRNRYLSRLGAQLPDHCSTHLSSLAHRSVLK; from the exons ATGGCGGACTACGAGGAGCGGCGCAGCCTGCTGGGAGACGAGGACGAGGGGCCGTCCGGCGGCAGACACACGGCCAGCGGACCCGGCAGACCGCTGTCGCCCATCTGCGACCCCAGCCACCTCCTGCACCGAGTGGTCGTCCTGGTGTTCATGTGCTTCCTGGGATTCG GAAGCTACTTCTGTTATGACAACCCGGCTGCACTTCAGACTGAAGTCATCCAG GATCTGGACCTGAACACTGCAAAGTTCATGCAGCTGTACGCCTGGTACTCCTGGCCCAACGTGGTCCTCTGCTTCTTCGGGGGATTCCTGATAGACCGGGTGTTTGGCATCAG gctgGGAACAATTAtcttttccctctttgtctGTGTTGGGCAG GTAATATTTGCTACCGGAGCTTTGGTAAATCGTTTCTGGCTGTGTGAAGTTGGACGGTTCGTGTTTGG TATCGGAGGCGAGTCCTTGGCTGTGGCCCAGAACACATATGCAGTCAACTGGTTCAAAGGAAAGGAGCTAAATCTGGTGTTTGGCCTTCAGCTGAGCATGGCTCGACTG GGCAGCACAGTGAACATGAACATCATGGGCTGGGTGTACGGCAAAGTGGCGGACAGCGTCGGCTCTCCTGGACACACTACACTCGGAGTATCGCTCATGATAG CTTCTGTAACCTGCGTGTTTTCACTGGTCTGTGCCTTGGTGTTGGGGTTCCTTGacaaaagagcagagaaaatcCTCcacaaagaagaaggaaaaacag GCGAAGTGATCAAACTGACAGACGTGAAAGACTTCCCCTTCACTCTGTGgctcatcttcatcatttgtGTGGGATACTACGTCGCCATTTTCCCCTTTATTGGACTGGGACA gGTGTTCTTCATCGAAAAGTACAACTTCTCCCCAGCTGAAGCCAGAGCTGTCAACAG CATTGTCTACATCATCTCAGCCCCTGCATCTCCAGTTCTGGGCTTTATGGTTGATAGGACAGGGAGGAATGTGGTTTGGGTGATAATAGCCGTGGTCGCCACTCTCACCGCTCACATGATGCTGGCCTTCACCTTCTGGAACCCATGGATCCCAATG TCCCTGCTGGGTGTCTCCTACTCCTTACTGGCCTGTGCGCTGTGGCCCATGGTGGCCTTTGTGGTACCGGAGCATCAGCTGGGGACGGCCTACGGCTT CATGCAGTCGATCCAGAACCTGGGACTTGCTCTCATCGCCATGGCTGCAGGAGCCATCCTGGATGCCAGAGGATACCTGTTTTTGGAAGTGTTTTTCTGCACCTGCATCTGCT ttGCACTGATGGCCGTGGTGTCGCTCTACTTTGTGGATTATCTTAAAG GAGGAGATTTGAACCGGTCAGCCTCAGCCAGAGCCAAACTCCAGAAAGAAGCCACTTCAGACGCAGA GATTAAAAGGCGACCCAGTAAGCCGACAGAGGGTGATCTCGCTAGACTAACACCCATGTCTGCTTTCGGCTTACGCAACCGGTACCTCTCCAGGCTGGGCGCACag cTCCCCGACCACTGCTCTACCCATCTGTCATCACTCGCTCACAGGAGTGTACTGAAATGA